One window from the genome of Cryptomeria japonica chromosome 6, Sugi_1.0, whole genome shotgun sequence encodes:
- the LOC131051086 gene encoding uncharacterized protein LOC131051086 has product MCPPSKRKELWGFRGSPPTVKEAFNVLDKDGDGRIAFNDLQDFFHTHKQTYLSRGEIQSMISVVDKDHNGYVEFEQFEGLMMALMTGEGKNEENNALEEAFRVMDRDGDGIVSVRDLKSFMGEAMHSVNDEDVVEMIEAAGACAQSGICYKEFLALMMAMMNGSQ; this is encoded by the coding sequence ATGTGCCCTCCCAGTAAGAGAAAGGAGCTGTGGGGATTCAGGGGATCTCCTCCTACTGTTAAAGAAGCCTTCAATGTCTTAGACAAAGATGGAGATGGAAGAATTGCTTTCAATGATCTGCAAGATTTCTTCCATACTCACAAGCAAACTTATCTCAGCAGAGGGGAGATTCAGTCCATGATCTCTGTAGTAGACAAAGATCATAATGGGTATGTGGAGTTTGAACAGTTTGAGGGGCTTATGATGGCATTGATGACGggggaaggaaaaaatgaagaaaacaatGCATTGGAGGAAGCATTTAGAGTGATGGACAGGGATGGAGATGGAATTGTGAGTGTGAGGGATTTGAAGAGCTTTATGGGCGAGGCAATGCACAGTGTGAATGATGAGGATGTTGTGGAGATGATAGAGGCAGCCGGTGCTTGTGCTCAGTCAGGCATCTGCTACAAGGAATTTTTGGCTCTCATGATGGCGATGATGAATGGATCCCAGTGA
- the LOC131051092 gene encoding uncharacterized protein LOC131051092, producing MCPPSKRKDLWGYRAPPPTVKEAFNVLDKDGDGRIAFNDLQDFFHTHKQIFLSRKEIQSMISVADKDRNGSVEFEEFEGLMMALMMREEKNEENNALEEAFRVMDRDGDGIVSVRDLKSFMGEAMQSVNDEDVVEMIEASGASARSGICYKDFLPLMMMLINGPQ from the coding sequence ATGTGCCCTCCCAGTAAGAGAAAGGATTTATGGGGATACAGGGCTCCTCCTCCGACTGTAAAAGAGGCCTTCAATGTCTTAGACAAAGATGGAGATGGCAGAATTGCTTTTAATGATCTGCAAGATTTCTTTCATACCCACAAACAAATTTTTCTCAGTAGAAAGGAGATTCAGTCCATGATCTCTGTAGCAGACAAAGACCGTAATGGGTCTGTTGAGTTTGAAGAGTTTGAGGGGCTTATGATGGCATTGATGATGAgggaagaaaaaaatgaagaaaacaatGCGTTGGAGGAAGCATTCAGAGTGATGGACAGGGATGGAGATGGAATTGTGAGTGTGAGGGATTTGAAGAGCTTCATGGGCGAGGCAATGCAGAGTGTGAATGATGAGGATGTTGTGGAGATGATAGAGGCATCTGGTGCTTCTGCTCGGTCAGGCATCTGCTACAAGGATTTTCTGCCTCTCATGATGATGCTGATTAATGGACCCCAGTGA